AAGAATTGCCGATTTTATTGTCTATGGGAGCATTTGAAAAACAGATCGCATACCATGTGATTTACATGCAAGTGCAACCAAATTTTAATGCATATTATTATTATAGTgaccgcataaaaaaaaaaagtgtagtggaAAAAAACAGATGCACATTGCATGTGAAAATTTCTAAAAAAACTCATTTAAAAATCACATGTAACAGTCAAGTCTGTGAATACAGCCTGAAAGGAGATCTCCGGGTCTAATATTGATGTATccccagaataggtcatcaattaccAGATCAGTGTGGGTCCACCTCTTAGGAGTAAGCACGGCATTCAGGTGAATGCTGCAGCCACTTCACTGTGTACCAGGAGCAGTGCCGTGCATTTCATAGTGGGTGCgactggtatagcagctcaatcacaCTCACTTACAATGGAACTGAATTGCTTTTAGGCCATATGaccaatgaacatgacatcacaggcaTTAGAAGTTGTGGTGCTCATCCATGCACTGCAACCTATTTAATTAGCTGATTGGCGAGGATCTCAGGTcctgcattaaggcccatttagacacaacgattatcactcaaaagatgtcgctcaagcaacttttgagcgataattgttgtcatttgcagcccaagatgagcgatcaccttgcgctgcaagcgaaggatgtagaagacaagcggggtgtccccgcttgtcttctgcatccagctgttctccgctccaagtgcctggctgttatacagccaagcgctcggaatggaggatgcagaagacaagcagtgtgtcccacttgccttctgcattcagctgttctctgcacgaagcgctcggctgtataacagcggatgcagaagacaagcgcggctgcttgtcttctgcatccagctgttctctgctcagagtgcctggctgttatacagccgggcacTCAGAGGGGGGTatgtagaacacagctggacccctctgttcttcatacccaccctgtgatcagggagtgggatacagctgaaacaatagtatcagctgtatcccgctgtgaatgcctgataaggctcatcctcgtatttcagcacactgaaagacaacgatgagtgacggGGTAACGAaagctgcacaatgtcagtgcagttacatacaacgattatcgttcaaaagatggcttctgagtgataatcgttgtctaaatgggcctttaggggcaGCATTGTTCAGTGTTAGGGGGTCTGCTACTCAGGATCCCTAGCGATCGGCTGATTGCAGGCCCacaatgatcaactattgatgacctgtcctgaggataggttattgatagtaaaagtcctggacaacaccTTTTATTGAATTCACCCATCTCAACACAGTGCGGGTGAAAATCTTGtttgttgcaagatgcacaaatatgatctccattctttcaaatggacttgTTCGCATGAGCGATgagctatataatatatatataatatatttccaATGGGACCTTAATAGACCTTGCGTGGCACTCatatgctgtgtgatgtgcacatGAGTGGGATGTGCTGTTtctcattgaaatctatgggaatcgcttgcgatcctctgacgcaAGTGAAACACgcctgaggatcacaatttcactgAAGCAAGGTGAGGCATTTTTGATTGAAAAATGCTTTGCATCAGCCGGGTAAATGCAtgttggcaagtgcaatatcgggctgagaaatatcacactcgcccatgtgaatgtagcctaagtgaATATGCACAATTTCATGCTGCACTCAGCATGTGACTCTGAGTACGATGGTAGTAGACATCCTTGACTTCCAGAGATACAAGACCATGTTGCATGTAGTGTTCACacatctttgtgtgtgtgtgtgtgtgtgtgtgtgtgtgtgtgtgtgtgtgtgtgtaaaaaaaaaaaaatcaacactaaCACCGTAGGTGTGAATTTTGCCAGTGATTTCCCTGTGGATTGCCTGTAGACTGCATGAAGAAAGATGTAATTTATTGTATTCCTTGTTCTTTCTCTCTTACTTTGCAGGTGACATTTCAGTGGAAGACTTCCCTGAAGAAAATCTAACCGAGGAATTTTTGATTGAGGGGTAAGAGGTTTCCCTCCAGCTATTCTTTCCAGTTATGGCTTCACGGATGGTGTGTCTTTTTAGGAGTACAGATAAAATGTAGAACCATGCCCCTAGACTAGCAGCAGCCCATTATCTGCATGGTGGCTTTCCCacttaggcccttttacacgcaacgattattgctcaaaatttgttcaaacgtacgaaattgagcaataatcgttacttgTAAACGTGGGCAGTCGTGCGCTTTTTGTTTGACCATGGCTTTATAGcccgcataaaatccatcgttcagacaCTGAGAGACTGAAGTAATTTATTCcatttaaatgcattttgttCAGTCTGTTTGCAGAATGATTTTGGTTCACTttgcatatttaaccccttcccgctgcagggcgtaagtctacgtcctggcagcctggtacttcccgcaacaggacgtaaacttattaatcatatgtgatcccgcagcgggagccggctgtcagtcacagccggcgtcccgctgcaacagcgggggagcatcggagatgcgccccccccccccctgctgttaacccccttccctgccgcgatctaagtagatcgcggcagggaacgagttcacagagggagcggacaccttctgtgtctccggccagctctcgcgataacgtcgcgagagcccggcctgtcaccatggtaacaggacgccagacactggcgtcctgtattgcctatgcctatgatcgctgtataagcgataaggcatggcagagcagtagctctgccatgccttatgacagcgatcatcagggcagtggttaaagtccctcagagggacacaaacaatgtaaaaaaaaaaagattaaaaaaatgtaaaaaaaaaagttaaaaaaaacattttttatgctttttctcagattagcataaaaaggtaaaaaaaaaaaacccacatatttggtattgtcgcgtccgtaatgacgcgtacaataagttgcacatgcttctgACTGTgcacgggaaaaaaacgctaaaaaactgaggcaaaatgcaaatttttagcattttgcctcactaaaaacgcaataaaagtgatcaaaaaagccatatgtaccccaaaatggtaccggtaaaaactacagctcgtcttgcaaaaaaataagccctcatagagctccgtacataaaaaaataaaaaagttaaaggactttgaatgcagcaatttagaatagaaaaaagatttccaaaaaaaggggttttattgcagaaaagtgggaaaacctaaaaaaaagtaataattttggtatcgttgtaaccgtaccggtccgcagaaaaaatggattgtcatttatgctgcatgattaacgctgtaaaaaaaaaattaaaaaatctatggcagaattgatgttttctctccctgctatcattaaaaaaatttaaaaaaaaaaaaagttttacaatgtagtctatgttcCCAatagtggcaccgataaaaactacagttcgccacgcaaaaaaaaagccctcatatggccgcgtcgacggaaaaataagagttatgacttttgataaacggaaaagaaaatccaccaaaaattgttgcggccttaagcccaaaataggccatgtcatgaaggggttaatgagtccAAAGTTGaaagttgcagaattttttttgttcccattctaatgtgaattcacactgaaacttgTCCATGCTCACTTAATTTTATGCTGGACTCCAGGGTCACacatctaatttccatacaggaaagctcctGTTGTGACAGGGCCATTCACTGTacattaaagggttgtaccagaattgcaaGTTATCACCTTTCCACCAGGTAAGAGATAATTTGCTGATCGGCGTGGgtatcactgctgagacccctgccaatctcaagaatgTGGGGCCCACATCCCAGTCTTCTTTCTCCGCAGTGACATCAGAAAGGATGGAATGCCGGCTGAGCATCTGCGGTCAGTGCTCTACCCATTTCTATGGGAATGGCGGAAATACCTGAGTGCTTGCCACTCTATCTGCTGTCCCATTAAAAATCAATGGAGTGCTTGTGCGACCAGCGCTTCATTCATTCTCACTACGGGGGTTTAGTTAGCCCGCACTGAGTTTATGCATGCACAAAACCGTTGGCTGACACTTATGTGCACTGACTGCATGCTTTTTCTGTTTGACAGAATTGCAGCTTTACAAAAAGAGATTGAAGTGCTGAAAGCTGGATACCATAACAAATCACTAGTCCTGCGAAGGCAAGTATCCTCTCCTAACTCTGGCTTTTCTTTCTAAATCATAGCATTTGCATAATTTAATCTAAAGTACAGATGGGAGGTGCCTTATAGAAAGACTCCGTCCCAAACTTGAAAGTTCTGTGTGTTATCACAGCTCCGGCATGCTATGGCATCACATGGGGCTCGGTAATTTTGCCTAAAaagtaaaattattattattttttttttctgtctaaaAAAAGCTAAGGCTTTGTTCCTATTATGGAGAAGTTTAGCACAAAATCCAGaacaaatagtgcagcatgccatCCTACTTTATATGGAAAAATGCCAGTCCACATGACAAACACCCAAATGGGTTCCATTAGGCACCATTCCTGGCAGTCATGTTCCAGAATCGGCACTTCAGGTCTCTTCGGTGACGGAGCTGAACAATACAAATAGCGTAATTGAACTCTGCCTATGAGAATACCAGGGCACTTATTCCACATAAGGCAAATTCAGGCACAGCAGTTCCTGAATATAtactgactagtaattattaggaaattatatagtaccagtgtttctgatggcgcaatgcgccacacagctctgctacatgcacgtcacacacagcactgctacgtgtacatcacatacagctctgctacatacattcttcatacaacagggaagaaaagcagcacagcagagtcctgcacacactgatcaaccCCTTGACATGTGACCCCTgtactcctcccacacaggtgccTGATCATATGACGTGACATcatgacaggtcctgtaagcacacggctgctgtaggtgttaGTACTCCATCCCCTACgaaccccctgcagcctcagtggctatggaatactaacaaacacctagccagacagcagccgtgtgcttatggGATCTTTGATggagtcaccatcatgtgatcaggggcggagcttgtAAATCACTTGGGATGGAGGACCTTTAATAacgtcagtcatgtgatcaggggcggagcatgtaactcactcactcttgCTCCGTCCCTGATCATTCAGTGTGAGTGAGTCACATGCGCCACCactaatcacatgacggtgacgtcatcacaggtccttcatccggaGGTAATCCCGAATGAGTGAGTTATATATCTcctacaaacccctgcggcctcagttgctatggaatagggcctgtgatgacgtcactgttatgtgatcaggggcaaagcatgtaactcactcagtcgcggacagacaagtggtcgttagtattttgactagtaatACTAGGAAAttttagtaccagtgtttctggtggcgcaatgcaccacacagctctgctacatgcatgtcacacacagcactgctacatacattgttcatcccatacaatagggatcagaagcagcacagcacttgagatgaaggacctttgatgacgttgCCGTAATGCTCCGCccatgattacatgatggtgacactcATCCCGAATGAATGactgacttacatgctccgtccCTGATCCCTTGACTGGAACGTCATCAAAGATACTGCATCCTTGTGGTGATTATGGGctgactacaaaccccctgcagttgcaatggaatactaacgaacacctagccggacagcagccgtgtgcgagACCTGTGATtatatcaccgtcatgtgatcgggtggagcatgtaactcactcactggtGATGAagtacatcaccatcatgtgatgagagttagagcatgtaagtcactcacaaacccactcacggacagacaggtcgctgttagtagtttgattatcaGAATTATATAGGAAGTTCCTAGTAATCtatacatattaaaggggtttttccagagcgtcatcccgacggccccattacatatggaggttgccctctgacccaggtagggacaggaagagtttaaaagcacctccctttccacccgtgcttcagtgtcttcctgtccctacggtgggacagaggagcagctccagagctgcaggagataggaagctgcggaggcaagaagacttaccgcaaagaaatacttaccgcacgctgtgcggcccccctggaggggtagaggtcggggccgcacactcaagagtccctgcatccccgacctgcgccgccgacggagccgtcagtcgcctagtagcgctggtctccctcgcgcggatcgcatgttcgggccgccgctgctgtgatgggatagttcctcctggcaggggaacggcagcggcggcctccctggacctcgggcgcatagcggtgacgtcatccggcgtggtgacgtcacgcgcacaacgtagggggcgtggctaccggcgaaaacccggaaatggcgccaaattcgaaaatcctccccataaaagcaggctaaactccatggaggttcctgctgactgccagacaagtgtatgtgagtatgtctacccgcgacagctcagcacgtgagggagagattgacaccctaccaactgtaagtaggctatacgccaaaacatgcgcaaatggtcacttgtacagcggatgcatatatgttccctttcttgtctcccctctcccccactttcatgggtagatggataaggagggtccaaagaaaatggacccgaggaaaaaatcgaaaaaatgcgtcctctgcaacaaaaggctcgaggagagctataaaaaacccctatgcgaggaatgcacggggaaaattctcgcagaggagaaagcagcattcaaatccgatatccgctgcatgataagggaagagctgcaggcttccatggcgtcccttccccaggcccagccaggtccgtcacgggtccctaaaagacctagacagaccgagtcggcgagttcgatctccggtgaatcgctggagctcctatccgaaggggaattagaggacccaccggttcccatagaagacgagaagaaatattacttctcatcaaacgacattgcgcacctcatcaaggcggtgagggaaacaatgcaaattgaggaagataacccgccgagaacaatccaggatgagatgtttggcggcctccgatctagaagaaagatcatgttcccagtcaaccagacgctgcagcaagtgatcatagatgaatggcaggaaccggaaaaaaggatcactgttccaaaagagatccgaaaccggctcgcattcgctaccgaggacgtccgcctgtacagggaaacccccaaggtggacatccagatcgcaaaagtggccaagaagaccctcttgcccttcgaggacacctcccagctatccgatccgatggataaaaaaatcgacggattaatgaagaaagcctgggaggcaacatccctcaccatcgaggctaacatagcctcaacctcagtggctagatccatgacgctctggctaaacaggctagaagcctccataaaggatcgggcccccagagaggagttggccagctgtctccccctcttaaaaatggctaccgccttcctggctgacgcatcagcggagacggtaagatacggggcaaaaaccggagtcctcagcaactcagcgagaagggcactatggctgaagacttgggccgcagacattacatccaaaaataagctctgcgccatccccttccaaggggaatatatgtttgggcccgtcctggacaaaatcctggaaaaagtcggcgacaagagtaaaaccctgcctgacagacaacctttcaggaaaccatccttcccgaagaggacgcgccagcctcctcccgaagttaaagggaaagggaagactggaagatggtcgtaccccaagggaggtcggggtaaggaagtccaaccctcccctgaacaaacagggggtagattagcgggctatctaagccagtggcaaggggtaacgtctaacccctgggtactccgaataatcgaagtagggtaccaaattgaattccactcgctaccccctaggagattccttataacctccccggggtccctacaggaacaagggaacctcataaaaggcgttcaggaacttaaggacctaggggtcattgCGCAAGTCCCCGAtcacgaaaggggtgagggattctattcccccctatttctaataaaaaaaccgaatggttccattaggactatatttaatcttaaagccctaaataaatttatctcgtacaaaaaattcaagatggaaacagtaagatccatcgtcccactaatagatcgagatagtgtaatgtgcaccatagatcttaaagatgcatattaccatgtcccaataacggcagcccatcacaagtacctgaggtttgctctgcgggagggagacaagatccaacattaccaattcacggcccttccattcggaatctccaccgcccctcgggtattcacgaaaatcgtaatagagatggtagcctacttcaggcggaatcagatccgcatatttccgtatctggatgactttttgttggtgtcaaggacggaaaagaccatgcgtatagacctatccatggtcttatccaccctaaacagtttagggtggatagttaacaagcagaagtccgacttgaaccctggtacacaaaaggtgtacctgggagtattactagactcccacatccaggaatcccggcttccatcatctaggaaggaagacctcacccaaagagtaaaatccttctgtcaggctacggcggtttccattagagaaacaatgaaggtgctgggcatcctgacggcttgcattcagatagtcccatgggcacaagcccatacccggcaattacaaggatttatccttgccaactgggacaaacggcagacatccctggataagaaggtgagcctgtccgtccgagtcaaagagtccctacgctggtggacctcacagaggaacctaagcaaaggtacctcttggtcacaagaatctaccgtacccatcacaacagatgccagcaaaacgggatggggagcccaagtagccgaccaaaatctacaggggatttgggacccccaagtagctaaacgctcatccaatttcagagaactaagggcaatctgggaagcccttcaggcggcagaaccccttataaaaggaaggcatgtcaaaatcctaaccgataatatgacagctctgtcatttgttcgtcaccaggggggaacgcgacacccgcacctgcaacgactggcaacagagatactccgctgggcggaatccaacgtgctgtccctctcagcgatccacttaaaagggtccacaaacgtcgctgccgacttcctgagcagacagagcatccatccaggagaatggggactgaatcagcgagtcttcgaccaactaatctgccagtggggagaaccgcagatagacctgttcgccacgaagagaaattcaaagtgccaggacttttactcgctgaaccccagagacaatccacgcggggtagacgccctgtcccaaagctgggacatggacctagcctacgcctttcctcccttcccactgatcccccgcaccctcaggaaaatccaaaccagccgggcgtcagtcatactagttgtccctatgtgggacaaaaggccctggtatcccctgctaaaagccttggcgatccggggtccattcctactaccagccgtagaagatcttctcctccagggcccactaacatacccaggggtcgagaaattgaagctagcagcatggatgctgaaagcatgatactgcgtgggaagggactctcccataatgtaattactaccctaacaaaaagccgtaaacctatcacgatagctatctacgataggatatggaaaaaattcacagagttctgtaaaatagagccagggaaaatcccaggaattgacattcccgtaatcctggaatttttgcaggcaggcctagaaaaaggccttagtcctagaacccttaaagtccatacagcagcactagggtcctatctagattttcccttggcagaacaccgctgggtgcgtaggtttctcaaaggggcagaacggcttcgaccctttgttagagaaacctttcctacctgggacc
This region of Eleutherodactylus coqui strain aEleCoq1 chromosome 5, aEleCoq1.hap1, whole genome shotgun sequence genomic DNA includes:
- the LOC136627593 gene encoding lamina-associated polypeptide 2, isoforms alpha/zeta-like — translated: MDKEGPKKMDPRKKSKKCVLCNKRLEESYKKPLCEECTGKILAEEKAAFKSDIRCMIREELQASMASLPQAQPGPSRVPKRPRQTESASSISGESLELLSEGELEDPPVPIEDEKKYYFSSNDIAHLIKAVRETMQIEEDNPPRTIQDEMFGGLRSRRKIMFPVNQTLQQVIIDEWQEPEKRITVPKEIRNRLAFATEDVRLYRETPKVDIQIAKVAKKTLLPFEDTSQLSDPMDKKIDGLMKKAWEATSLTIEANIASTSVARSMTLWLNRLEASIKDRAPREELASCLPLLKMATAFLADASAETVRYGAKTGVLSNSARRALWLKTWAADITSKNKLCAIPFQGEYMFGPVLDKILEKVGDKSKTLPDRQPFRKPSFPKRTRQPPPEVKGKGKTGRWSYPKGGRGAGKRKDGN